In one window of Camelina sativa cultivar DH55 chromosome 15, Cs, whole genome shotgun sequence DNA:
- the LOC104745566 gene encoding formin-binding protein 4-like isoform X1 — translation MGKRKERRFAAMNSTGRRVKLDLFAEPSGDLGGSDVRDGVKREVQTEPNELPNSPSSSGQKTENPLILLGQYSDDEVEEDATADSSLANKNEQVDGLIQEGSKDTNTESGADTSMQMADQQQTGEDSSAHDFRAEGESGFDTVTNSAISDGLNKQTVPSVQASGSVSLEHHAPTDVTSQWKMILHEESNQYYYWNTETGETSWEIPAVLTQTASAYGTGYNEFGPMVTDVSTLISGVEPSYLLPVQNSFTGTDCSTFPTVALEERNKSEDLYVKSLRTDGHHVESVVNTQPCQEDLARPENSDHVHTNFDTETATDLPSRLLSQSEGLLEKLRSLKRSHGNFHSNEQISKYILEVEVRHSDIKALILDTSPLLSFWLHTDKQLKRLEDSVNDEIYQLAKSAVMDEIAETNKSPPREKLVADANTESESEDSGREGEFGQSGKSLHSDESADVSGDGSPKHSQSHPAGQSDITPSTEKVGSPDVEDIDMDVDMEVEESVPVSYVQVIDASDGKMFTEPLNLHADVPPPPGEEWIPPPPSESEDVPLPPPDSYSEPIPPPPENGDVPPSLSSNSLGVPYSVPQSYMQQSSDYATQYSLSYPESNYQYIGNAVALDPNTQFYGHVDGSQVSLPSTFYYETVPGTSEVAPAAASASEAYYNFNGAAPLFPVISSGQSSLHHSGVASANYNIPSNSSTVAVPSSRSSDSAEVASLGTASQSTDVTGGSSLLAKGQTKVKRPKKRTVGATTSTLRSNKKVSSLVDKWKAAKEELNDSEEEDDDYGILDRKRQREIEEWKSRQIASGEAKDNANFQPIVGDWREKVKRKKERAEKSQRKADENSQKKADEKQQKPDLTKLSANLPSGWQAYWDESTKKVYYGNTSSSQTSWTRPTT, via the exons ATGGGGAAGAGAAAAGAGCGTCGTTTCGCCGCCATGAATAGCACCGGCCGTCGTGTCAAGCTTGATCTCTTTGCGGAACCCTCTG gaGATTTGGGTGGCTCAGATGTGCGTGATGGAGTTAAGCGGGAAGTACAAACAGAGCCTAATGAGTTACCCaattcaccttcttcttcag gtCAGAAAACAGAAAACCCTTTGATTTTACTTGGGCAGTATAGTGATGATGAGGTGGAAGAAGATGCCACTGCAGATAGTTCCTTAGCCAATAAAAATGAGCAG GTTGATGGATTAATTCAAGAAGGATCCAAAGATACAAATACTGAATCAGGTGCAGACACCAGTATGCAAATGGCTGACCAACAGCAGACAGGGGAGGATTCTTCTGCACATGATTTTAGAGCTGAAGGAGAAAGTGGTTTTGACACAGTGACTAACTCAGCAATCTCGGATGGATTAAACAAGCAGACAGTTCCCTCAGTTCAAGCATCTGGCAGCGTGTCTTTGGAGCACCATGCTCCCACAGATGTTACTTCGCAGTGGAAGATGATTTTGCATGAGGAGAGCAATCAGTATTACTACTGGAATACAGAAACTGGGGAAACTTCGTGGGAAATTCCTGCAGTTTTGACTCAAACTGCCAGTGCATATGGGACAGGCTACAATGAGTTTGGGCCCATGGTTACAGATGTGTCCACCTTGATTTCTGGTGTTGAACCAAGTTATTTGCTACCCGTGCAAAATAGTTTCACAGGAACTGACTGTTCAACTTTTCCAACTGTTGCGCTGGaggagagaaacaaaagtgaaGATCTATATGTCAAGAGTTTAAGAACTGATGGTCATCATGTTGAATCTGTTGTTAATACCCAACCATGTCAGGAGGACCTTGCAAGGCCAGAAAATTCAGATCATGTGCATACTAACTTTGATACAGAAACGGCTACTGACCTCCCATCTCGCTTGTTGAGTCAAAGCGAAGGCTTACTGGAGAAGCTGAGGTCTCTGAAGAG GTCGCATGGCAACTTTCACAGCAATGAGCAGATATCAAAGTACATTCTGGAGGTTGAAGTCAGACATTCTGATATAAAGGCGCTCATATTGGATACCTCacctttactttctttttggcTTCACACTGATAAACAACTTAAGCGTCTCGAAGACAGTGTAAACGATGAGATTTACCAGCTTGCCAAGTCTGCAGTAATGGATGAAATTGCAGAGACGAACAAAAGCCCTCCCAGAGAAAAGTTGGTAGCAGATGCTAATACAGAAAGTGAATCCGAGGACAgtgggagagaaggagagttTGGCCAGTCTGGAAAATCTCTTCATTCAGATGAATCAGCTGATGTGAGCGGCGATGGATCTCCTAAACACTCCCAAAGTCATCCAGCTGGGCAGTCTGATATTACTCCTTCAACTGAAAAGGTTGGCTCCCCAGATGTTGAAGATATTGACATGGATGTTGATATGGAGGTTGAAGAATCAGTTCCAGTGTCTTATGTTCAAGTGATAGATGCTTCTGATGGTAAGATGTTCACAGAGCCATTAAACCTTCATGCAGATGTTCCACCACCTCCGGGTGAGGAATGGATTCCGCCACCGCCGTCTGAGAGTGAAGATGTTCCTCTACCGCCACCAGACAGTTATAGTGAACCAATTCCTCCACCACCTGAAAATGGCGATGTTCCTCCATCTTTATCCAGTAACTCTCTGGGAGTTCCCTACAGCGTACCTCAATCTTATATGCAGCAATCTTCTGATTATGCGACACAATACAGCTTATCTTATCCAGAGTCCAATTATCAGTATATTGGCAATGCTGTTGCTCTAGATCCTAACACTCAGTTCTATGGCCATGTTGACGGATCCCAAGTTTCTCTTCCGTCGACATTTTATTATGAAACTGTTCCTGGTACAAGTGAAGTTGCTCCTGCAGCTGCCAGTGCCAGTGAAGCTTATTACAATTTCAATGGTGCAGCTCCGCTGTTTCCTGTCATTAGCTCTGGGCAGTCCTCGCTGCATCACAGTGGAGTTGCTTCTGCTAATTACAACATTCCAAGCAATTCTTCTACAGTTGCAGTGCCTAGTTCAAGATCCAGCGACTCCGCTGAGGTTGCATCTTTGGGAACTGCTTCTCAATCCACAGACGTTACAGGTGGATCGTCTCTGTTAGCAAAAGGTCAAACCAAAG TGAAACGGCCTAAAAAGCGGACAGTAGGTGCTACTACATCCACATTGAGGTCAAATAAAAAGGTTTCGAGTTTGGTTGACAAG TGGAAAGCTGCGAAAGAGGAGCTAAACgatagtgaagaagaagatgatgattacGGAATCCTAGATAGAAAAAGACAACGAGAAATCGAAGAATGGAAATCCCGACAAATTGCGAGTGGAGAGGCTAAAGACAACGCAAATTTCCAACCCATCGTTGGTGACTG GCGAGAGAAAGTGAAACGGAAGAAAGAACGAGCCGAGAAGTCTCAGAGGAAAGCTGACGAGAATTCTCAAAAGAAGGCTGACGAGAAGCAGCAAAAACCTGATCTAACCAAACTCTCAGCAAATCTTCCCTCTGGATGGCAG GCGTACTGGGACGAATCTACCAAAAAAGTTTACTATGGGAATACAAGTTCATCTCAAACTAGTTGGACACGACCGACTACCTGA
- the LOC104745563 gene encoding GBF-interacting protein 1-like, which translates to MTSSRGDGGSRVSIPADLLKTIQNIREVTGKQHSDEDIFSVFKECFNDPHETTQKLLYLDTFHEVRSKRERKKENLVLNTQGRSRTARRNFGSSYTDTSNGRSAAFKKQSGANHIKGRSGTVFSSPNNAINDTKPSSIKSPNPIISPSGISNHKIQEASISPVNKEVTEEQPLSKSTSSSEDVVEPDKSKASTVPVAVSDSVVKNDTQYTLDGTSQISQQSSMIVTSNYSQSEQVGKSDAAANKGKNQSLLESGVGERSHVTFPVHLQVAKMLENGLTFGSFDSNFVKEASSDNCTIGCDDSNIESSHGTATRKDISTISQDEDHEILNSASETEPSLQSDQTLHPVEGSEGDKPLTDTHQAPNCDAQPISYPDQYSIAAYQQAMHLFRQQFPLNLFPYGPYLPPFYMPHPYIHQFVSPNGYQQQSYLPPPGDDASPPSGVKLPLTHIKSGSDIENSPPTTIPSPYDLYAFNHFPSAATVTSTNKEEKKENIYSTGPPSLANLQASPMYNLPFQCQPLAFPTMQAGFTGIYQQSQPILAPPTISARTEPIGPSHITNQQPQAALTNQGNN; encoded by the exons ATGACGAGCAGCAGAGGCGATGGCGGCTCTAGGGTTTCGATTCCGGCCGATCTGCTTAAAACCATTCAAAACATCAGAGAGGTTACCGGAAAACAACATTCCGACGAGGATATCTTCTCTGTCTTTAAGGAGTGTTTCAATGATCCACATGAGACCACTCAGAAGCTCCTCTATTtag ATACATTTCATGAGGTGAGAAGCAAaagggagagaaagaaagag AATTTAGTACTAAATACACAAGGAAGGAGCAGGACTGCACGGAGGAACTTTGGTTCAAGTTATACAG ATACCAGCAATGGAAGAAGTGCAGCTTTTAAAAAGCAGAGTGGAGCTAATCACATAAAAGGACGTTCTGGAACTGTTTTCTCTTCTCCCAACAATGCAATAAACGACACAAAACCTTCTTCCATAAA GTCCCCTAACCCTATAATTTCTCCAAGTGGAATCAGTAACCATAAAATTCAAGAGGCTTCCATCTCCCCTGTGAACAAGGAAGTCACAGAGGAACAGCCTCTCTCCAAgtctacttcttcttctgaggATGTTGTTGAGCCGGATAAGTCTAAAGCAAGTACTGTACCAGTGGCTGTATCCGATTCTGTTGTAAAAAACGACACTCAATATACTCTAGATGGAACTTCTCAGATCTCACAGCAATCATCTATGATTGTCACTTCTAATTACAGCCAGTCAGAGCAAG TCGGTAAAAGTGATGCTGCAGCCAATAAAGGCAAGAATCAATCGCTTCTCGAGTCAGGTGTTGGTGAACGGTCGCACGTAACATTTCCTGTCCACCTTCAGGTTGCCAAAATGCTTGAAAATGGTCTAACATTTGGGAGTTTCGATTCCAATTTTGTGAAAGAGGCATCTTCTGACAATTGTACTATTGGGTGTGATGACTCCAATATCGAGTCTTCTCATGGGACAGCAACTAG GAAAGATATATCAACTATTTCTCAAGATGAGGATCATGAGATTTTAAATTCAGCATCTGAGACTGAGCCATCATTGCAGTCAGATCAAACCCTTCACCCTGTAGAAGGTTCGGAAGGAGATAAACCACTCACAGACACTCATCAG GCCCCAAATTGTGATGCTCAACCTATCTCCTATCCTGATCAGTACTCCATAGCAGCCTATCAACAGGCAATGCACCTTTTTAGGCAACAATTCCCTCTAAATTTGTTCCCTTACGGTCCCTATCTTCCACCCTTTTATATGCCGCATCCATACATTCACCAGTTCGTGAGCCCAAACGGGTACCAACAACAGTCTTACTTACCGCCGCCTGGAGATGATGCTTCACCACCTTCAGGGGTTAAACTCCCTCTCACTCACATCAAGTCAGGAAGCGACATTGAAAACTCCCCACCTACCACAATTCCATCCCCATATGATTTGTACGCCTTCAACCACTTCCCATCAGCAGCCACTGTAACCTCTaccaacaaagaagaaaagaaggaaaacattTACTCAACTGGACCACCG AGTCTAGCCAATCTGCAGGCCAGTCCCATGTACAACTTACCCTTTCAGTGTCAACCACTAGCTTTCCCGACCATGCAGGCTGGGTTTACGGGAATATACCAACAATCACAGCCCATTCTGGCGCCTCCTACTATATCTGCGAGGACTGAACCCATAGGACCCTCACATATTACGAATCAGCAACCTCAAGCTGCACTAACAAATCAGGGGAACAACTAA
- the LOC104745566 gene encoding formin-binding protein 4-like isoform X3 translates to MQMADQQQTGEDSSAHDFRAEGESGFDTVTNSAISDGLNKQTVPSVQASGSVSLEHHAPTDVTSQWKMILHEESNQYYYWNTETGETSWEIPAVLTQTASAYGTGYNEFGPMVTDVSTLISGVEPSYLLPVQNSFTGTDCSTFPTVALEERNKSEDLYVKSLRTDGHHVESVVNTQPCQEDLARPENSDHVHTNFDTETATDLPSRLLSQSEGLLEKLRSLKRSHGNFHSNEQISKYILEVEVRHSDIKALILDTSPLLSFWLHTDKQLKRLEDSVNDEIYQLAKSAVMDEIAETNKSPPREKLVADANTESESEDSGREGEFGQSGKSLHSDESADVSGDGSPKHSQSHPAGQSDITPSTEKVGSPDVEDIDMDVDMEVEESVPVSYVQVIDASDGKMFTEPLNLHADVPPPPGEEWIPPPPSESEDVPLPPPDSYSEPIPPPPENGDVPPSLSSNSLGVPYSVPQSYMQQSSDYATQYSLSYPESNYQYIGNAVALDPNTQFYGHVDGSQVSLPSTFYYETVPGTSEVAPAAASASEAYYNFNGAAPLFPVISSGQSSLHHSGVASANYNIPSNSSTVAVPSSRSSDSAEVASLGTASQSTDVTGGSSLLAKGQTKVKRPKKRTVGATTSTLRSNKKVSSLVDKWKAAKEELNDSEEEDDDYGILDRKRQREIEEWKSRQIASGEAKDNANFQPIVGDWREKVKRKKERAEKSQRKADENSQKKADEKQQKPDLTKLSANLPSGWQAYWDESTKKVYYGNTSSSQTSWTRPTT, encoded by the exons ATGCAAATGGCTGACCAACAGCAGACAGGGGAGGATTCTTCTGCACATGATTTTAGAGCTGAAGGAGAAAGTGGTTTTGACACAGTGACTAACTCAGCAATCTCGGATGGATTAAACAAGCAGACAGTTCCCTCAGTTCAAGCATCTGGCAGCGTGTCTTTGGAGCACCATGCTCCCACAGATGTTACTTCGCAGTGGAAGATGATTTTGCATGAGGAGAGCAATCAGTATTACTACTGGAATACAGAAACTGGGGAAACTTCGTGGGAAATTCCTGCAGTTTTGACTCAAACTGCCAGTGCATATGGGACAGGCTACAATGAGTTTGGGCCCATGGTTACAGATGTGTCCACCTTGATTTCTGGTGTTGAACCAAGTTATTTGCTACCCGTGCAAAATAGTTTCACAGGAACTGACTGTTCAACTTTTCCAACTGTTGCGCTGGaggagagaaacaaaagtgaaGATCTATATGTCAAGAGTTTAAGAACTGATGGTCATCATGTTGAATCTGTTGTTAATACCCAACCATGTCAGGAGGACCTTGCAAGGCCAGAAAATTCAGATCATGTGCATACTAACTTTGATACAGAAACGGCTACTGACCTCCCATCTCGCTTGTTGAGTCAAAGCGAAGGCTTACTGGAGAAGCTGAGGTCTCTGAAGAG GTCGCATGGCAACTTTCACAGCAATGAGCAGATATCAAAGTACATTCTGGAGGTTGAAGTCAGACATTCTGATATAAAGGCGCTCATATTGGATACCTCacctttactttctttttggcTTCACACTGATAAACAACTTAAGCGTCTCGAAGACAGTGTAAACGATGAGATTTACCAGCTTGCCAAGTCTGCAGTAATGGATGAAATTGCAGAGACGAACAAAAGCCCTCCCAGAGAAAAGTTGGTAGCAGATGCTAATACAGAAAGTGAATCCGAGGACAgtgggagagaaggagagttTGGCCAGTCTGGAAAATCTCTTCATTCAGATGAATCAGCTGATGTGAGCGGCGATGGATCTCCTAAACACTCCCAAAGTCATCCAGCTGGGCAGTCTGATATTACTCCTTCAACTGAAAAGGTTGGCTCCCCAGATGTTGAAGATATTGACATGGATGTTGATATGGAGGTTGAAGAATCAGTTCCAGTGTCTTATGTTCAAGTGATAGATGCTTCTGATGGTAAGATGTTCACAGAGCCATTAAACCTTCATGCAGATGTTCCACCACCTCCGGGTGAGGAATGGATTCCGCCACCGCCGTCTGAGAGTGAAGATGTTCCTCTACCGCCACCAGACAGTTATAGTGAACCAATTCCTCCACCACCTGAAAATGGCGATGTTCCTCCATCTTTATCCAGTAACTCTCTGGGAGTTCCCTACAGCGTACCTCAATCTTATATGCAGCAATCTTCTGATTATGCGACACAATACAGCTTATCTTATCCAGAGTCCAATTATCAGTATATTGGCAATGCTGTTGCTCTAGATCCTAACACTCAGTTCTATGGCCATGTTGACGGATCCCAAGTTTCTCTTCCGTCGACATTTTATTATGAAACTGTTCCTGGTACAAGTGAAGTTGCTCCTGCAGCTGCCAGTGCCAGTGAAGCTTATTACAATTTCAATGGTGCAGCTCCGCTGTTTCCTGTCATTAGCTCTGGGCAGTCCTCGCTGCATCACAGTGGAGTTGCTTCTGCTAATTACAACATTCCAAGCAATTCTTCTACAGTTGCAGTGCCTAGTTCAAGATCCAGCGACTCCGCTGAGGTTGCATCTTTGGGAACTGCTTCTCAATCCACAGACGTTACAGGTGGATCGTCTCTGTTAGCAAAAGGTCAAACCAAAG TGAAACGGCCTAAAAAGCGGACAGTAGGTGCTACTACATCCACATTGAGGTCAAATAAAAAGGTTTCGAGTTTGGTTGACAAG TGGAAAGCTGCGAAAGAGGAGCTAAACgatagtgaagaagaagatgatgattacGGAATCCTAGATAGAAAAAGACAACGAGAAATCGAAGAATGGAAATCCCGACAAATTGCGAGTGGAGAGGCTAAAGACAACGCAAATTTCCAACCCATCGTTGGTGACTG GCGAGAGAAAGTGAAACGGAAGAAAGAACGAGCCGAGAAGTCTCAGAGGAAAGCTGACGAGAATTCTCAAAAGAAGGCTGACGAGAAGCAGCAAAAACCTGATCTAACCAAACTCTCAGCAAATCTTCCCTCTGGATGGCAG GCGTACTGGGACGAATCTACCAAAAAAGTTTACTATGGGAATACAAGTTCATCTCAAACTAGTTGGACACGACCGACTACCTGA
- the LOC104745566 gene encoding formin-binding protein 4-like isoform X2, whose protein sequence is MALSFIVTGQKTENPLILLGQYSDDEVEEDATADSSLANKNEQVDGLIQEGSKDTNTESGADTSMQMADQQQTGEDSSAHDFRAEGESGFDTVTNSAISDGLNKQTVPSVQASGSVSLEHHAPTDVTSQWKMILHEESNQYYYWNTETGETSWEIPAVLTQTASAYGTGYNEFGPMVTDVSTLISGVEPSYLLPVQNSFTGTDCSTFPTVALEERNKSEDLYVKSLRTDGHHVESVVNTQPCQEDLARPENSDHVHTNFDTETATDLPSRLLSQSEGLLEKLRSLKRSHGNFHSNEQISKYILEVEVRHSDIKALILDTSPLLSFWLHTDKQLKRLEDSVNDEIYQLAKSAVMDEIAETNKSPPREKLVADANTESESEDSGREGEFGQSGKSLHSDESADVSGDGSPKHSQSHPAGQSDITPSTEKVGSPDVEDIDMDVDMEVEESVPVSYVQVIDASDGKMFTEPLNLHADVPPPPGEEWIPPPPSESEDVPLPPPDSYSEPIPPPPENGDVPPSLSSNSLGVPYSVPQSYMQQSSDYATQYSLSYPESNYQYIGNAVALDPNTQFYGHVDGSQVSLPSTFYYETVPGTSEVAPAAASASEAYYNFNGAAPLFPVISSGQSSLHHSGVASANYNIPSNSSTVAVPSSRSSDSAEVASLGTASQSTDVTGGSSLLAKGQTKVKRPKKRTVGATTSTLRSNKKVSSLVDKWKAAKEELNDSEEEDDDYGILDRKRQREIEEWKSRQIASGEAKDNANFQPIVGDWREKVKRKKERAEKSQRKADENSQKKADEKQQKPDLTKLSANLPSGWQAYWDESTKKVYYGNTSSSQTSWTRPTT, encoded by the exons ATGGCTTTGTCATTTATTGTGACAG gtCAGAAAACAGAAAACCCTTTGATTTTACTTGGGCAGTATAGTGATGATGAGGTGGAAGAAGATGCCACTGCAGATAGTTCCTTAGCCAATAAAAATGAGCAG GTTGATGGATTAATTCAAGAAGGATCCAAAGATACAAATACTGAATCAGGTGCAGACACCAGTATGCAAATGGCTGACCAACAGCAGACAGGGGAGGATTCTTCTGCACATGATTTTAGAGCTGAAGGAGAAAGTGGTTTTGACACAGTGACTAACTCAGCAATCTCGGATGGATTAAACAAGCAGACAGTTCCCTCAGTTCAAGCATCTGGCAGCGTGTCTTTGGAGCACCATGCTCCCACAGATGTTACTTCGCAGTGGAAGATGATTTTGCATGAGGAGAGCAATCAGTATTACTACTGGAATACAGAAACTGGGGAAACTTCGTGGGAAATTCCTGCAGTTTTGACTCAAACTGCCAGTGCATATGGGACAGGCTACAATGAGTTTGGGCCCATGGTTACAGATGTGTCCACCTTGATTTCTGGTGTTGAACCAAGTTATTTGCTACCCGTGCAAAATAGTTTCACAGGAACTGACTGTTCAACTTTTCCAACTGTTGCGCTGGaggagagaaacaaaagtgaaGATCTATATGTCAAGAGTTTAAGAACTGATGGTCATCATGTTGAATCTGTTGTTAATACCCAACCATGTCAGGAGGACCTTGCAAGGCCAGAAAATTCAGATCATGTGCATACTAACTTTGATACAGAAACGGCTACTGACCTCCCATCTCGCTTGTTGAGTCAAAGCGAAGGCTTACTGGAGAAGCTGAGGTCTCTGAAGAG GTCGCATGGCAACTTTCACAGCAATGAGCAGATATCAAAGTACATTCTGGAGGTTGAAGTCAGACATTCTGATATAAAGGCGCTCATATTGGATACCTCacctttactttctttttggcTTCACACTGATAAACAACTTAAGCGTCTCGAAGACAGTGTAAACGATGAGATTTACCAGCTTGCCAAGTCTGCAGTAATGGATGAAATTGCAGAGACGAACAAAAGCCCTCCCAGAGAAAAGTTGGTAGCAGATGCTAATACAGAAAGTGAATCCGAGGACAgtgggagagaaggagagttTGGCCAGTCTGGAAAATCTCTTCATTCAGATGAATCAGCTGATGTGAGCGGCGATGGATCTCCTAAACACTCCCAAAGTCATCCAGCTGGGCAGTCTGATATTACTCCTTCAACTGAAAAGGTTGGCTCCCCAGATGTTGAAGATATTGACATGGATGTTGATATGGAGGTTGAAGAATCAGTTCCAGTGTCTTATGTTCAAGTGATAGATGCTTCTGATGGTAAGATGTTCACAGAGCCATTAAACCTTCATGCAGATGTTCCACCACCTCCGGGTGAGGAATGGATTCCGCCACCGCCGTCTGAGAGTGAAGATGTTCCTCTACCGCCACCAGACAGTTATAGTGAACCAATTCCTCCACCACCTGAAAATGGCGATGTTCCTCCATCTTTATCCAGTAACTCTCTGGGAGTTCCCTACAGCGTACCTCAATCTTATATGCAGCAATCTTCTGATTATGCGACACAATACAGCTTATCTTATCCAGAGTCCAATTATCAGTATATTGGCAATGCTGTTGCTCTAGATCCTAACACTCAGTTCTATGGCCATGTTGACGGATCCCAAGTTTCTCTTCCGTCGACATTTTATTATGAAACTGTTCCTGGTACAAGTGAAGTTGCTCCTGCAGCTGCCAGTGCCAGTGAAGCTTATTACAATTTCAATGGTGCAGCTCCGCTGTTTCCTGTCATTAGCTCTGGGCAGTCCTCGCTGCATCACAGTGGAGTTGCTTCTGCTAATTACAACATTCCAAGCAATTCTTCTACAGTTGCAGTGCCTAGTTCAAGATCCAGCGACTCCGCTGAGGTTGCATCTTTGGGAACTGCTTCTCAATCCACAGACGTTACAGGTGGATCGTCTCTGTTAGCAAAAGGTCAAACCAAAG TGAAACGGCCTAAAAAGCGGACAGTAGGTGCTACTACATCCACATTGAGGTCAAATAAAAAGGTTTCGAGTTTGGTTGACAAG TGGAAAGCTGCGAAAGAGGAGCTAAACgatagtgaagaagaagatgatgattacGGAATCCTAGATAGAAAAAGACAACGAGAAATCGAAGAATGGAAATCCCGACAAATTGCGAGTGGAGAGGCTAAAGACAACGCAAATTTCCAACCCATCGTTGGTGACTG GCGAGAGAAAGTGAAACGGAAGAAAGAACGAGCCGAGAAGTCTCAGAGGAAAGCTGACGAGAATTCTCAAAAGAAGGCTGACGAGAAGCAGCAAAAACCTGATCTAACCAAACTCTCAGCAAATCTTCCCTCTGGATGGCAG GCGTACTGGGACGAATCTACCAAAAAAGTTTACTATGGGAATACAAGTTCATCTCAAACTAGTTGGACACGACCGACTACCTGA
- the LOC104745564 gene encoding heterogeneous nuclear ribonucleoprotein A3 homolog 2: protein MGSRSRNDNFQSGDGASPGKIFIGGLHKDTTSTVFNKHFGKYGEITDSVIMRDRHTGQPRGFGFITYADSSVVDKVIEDNHVINGKQVEIKRTIPKGAGGNQSKDIKTKKIFVGGIPSTVTEDELKDFFAKYGNVVEHQIIRDHETNRSRGFGFVIFDSEEVVDELLSKGNMIDMADTQVEIKKAEPKKSSNRSPPSYGSHPRGRSFNDNYGGYGGPYGGFDGGYGPPGPIRSHGGPTSRFAGGYGYGRGGPGSVGPEFGGGYGGYGSGNLGGYRSEPPLGYSSRFAPYGSGFGGEGYGSGGYGPGGYGRGGGEGYGGYGGPGYGGAFESGGPGGSYEGAGGPYGRGYSNSSRYHPYAR, encoded by the exons ATGGGTTCCAGATCTCGTAATGATAATTTCCAATCCGGCGATGGTGCGAGTCCTGG GAAAATATTCATCGGAGGATTGCACAAAGACACCACTAGTA CTGTGTTCAACAAGCACTTTGGCAAGTACGGGGAGATTACAGATTCTGTCATTATGCGTGATCGACATACTGGGCAACCTAGGGGTTTTGGTTTCATCACCTATGCTGATTCTTCTGTTGTTGATAAAGTCATTGAAGATAATCATGTCATCAATGGCAAACAG GTTGAGATCAAAAGGACTATTCCGAAAGGTGCTGGTGGCAATCAGTCCAAGGatatcaaaacaaagaagattttTGTTGGTGGTATACCCTCCACTGTTACAGAAG ATGAGCTCAAGGACTTCTTTGCCAAGTATGGGAACGTGGTGGAGCACCAGATTATCCGAGACCATGAAACAAACAGGTCCAGAGGTTTTGGTTTCGTGATTTTTGACAGCGAAGAAGTCGTAGATGAATTATTGTCCAAAGGAAACATGATCGATATGGCAGACACTCAG GTGGAGATCAAGAAAGCTGAACCAAAGAAATCTTCAAACCGTTCACCTCCTTCTTATGGTAGTCACCCTAGAGGTCGTTCTTTTAACGATAATTATGGCGGGTATGGTGGACCTTACGGGGGTTTTGATGGAGGCTATGGTCCTCCAGGTCCCATTAGGTCACATGGAGGCCCTACCAGTAGGTTTGCTGGGGGATATGGGTATGGTCGTGGTGGACCTGGTAGTGTAGGCCCTGAATTTGGAGGAGGGTATGGTGGTTATGGGAGTGGTAATTTAGGAGGTTACCGGAGTGAACCACCCCTTGGCTATTCCAGTCGTTTTGCACCCTATGGGAGTGGGTTTGGTGGCGAGGGTTATGGCAGTGGAGGTTATGGACCTGGAGGATATGGTCGTGGAGGAGGGGAAGGCTATGGGGGATATGGTGGGCCAGGTTATGGTGGTGCATTTGAATCTGGTGGCCCAGGTGGCAGTTATGAAGGAGCAGGTGGTCCATATGGGAGGGGTTATAGTAACAGTAGTCGATACCATCCGTATGCAAGATAG
- the LOC104745565 gene encoding uncharacterized protein LOC104745565: protein MEGKGEEAKRRMMMKIKLKGTEDISQEDIKRQEAYNMSPRTSARGGGGGSSVGMIKSSSVRQNCLCAPTTHPGSFRCRYHRRNAGLGMSRGISVPSNLSMLVGDSNSGSPK, encoded by the coding sequence ATGGAAGGGAAAGGGGAAGAAGCAAAGAGgagaatgatgatgaagatcaagCTTAAGGGGACAGAAGACATAAGCCAAGAAGACATTAAAAGACAAGAAGCTTACAACATGTCTCCACGTACAAGTGctcgtggtggtggtggtggtagctCAGTCGGTATGATCAAGTCATCAAGCGTGAGGCAAAACTGTTTATGCGCGCCAACGACACACCCTGGCTCCTTCAGGTGCCGTTACCACCGTCGTAACGCTGGACTTGGGATGTCACGTGGCATATCCGTTCCGTCTAACCTTTCCATGTTGGTTGGAGACTCTAATTCTGGCTCTCCTAAGTGA